One genomic region from Nocardia vinacea encodes:
- a CDS encoding enoyl-CoA hydratase/isomerase family protein, whose protein sequence is MTVLDDYRDKYKNFKFSRDENGILEMQLQTDGDSLQLLVPAHRELTQAFREIALDRGNRVVIITGTGEEFIGPRPTADSGQIMTVIPDFSQEYSVWEQDAWTDHRELVSALLDIQVPVIAAVNGPARRHCEIPLFSDIIIASDTASFEDSGHFEFEDMAPGDGSHIWTTMLLGINRARSYMLSGEAITAEEALRWGLVKEVVPQDQVLDRAREIARGVAAKSDTTLRFTRALMVQPLKKQVLELLGLGLAYEAFGALGKRA, encoded by the coding sequence ATGACAGTACTCGATGACTACCGCGACAAGTACAAGAACTTCAAGTTCTCGCGCGATGAGAATGGCATCCTCGAGATGCAACTCCAAACCGACGGCGACTCGTTGCAGCTGTTGGTTCCCGCGCACCGTGAATTGACCCAAGCTTTCCGGGAGATCGCGCTCGATCGCGGAAACCGCGTCGTGATCATCACTGGAACCGGAGAAGAGTTCATCGGTCCGCGGCCGACGGCCGACAGTGGCCAAATCATGACGGTGATCCCTGATTTTTCTCAGGAGTATTCCGTCTGGGAGCAGGATGCATGGACGGACCACCGGGAACTGGTCAGCGCCCTGCTGGACATTCAGGTCCCAGTGATCGCGGCAGTGAACGGCCCTGCACGCCGACACTGCGAGATCCCGTTGTTCTCCGACATCATCATCGCCTCGGACACCGCTTCGTTCGAAGACTCGGGACATTTCGAGTTCGAGGATATGGCACCGGGCGACGGCTCCCACATCTGGACGACCATGCTGCTCGGAATCAACCGCGCGCGCTCCTACATGCTCTCCGGTGAGGCCATCACGGCCGAGGAAGCTCTTCGCTGGGGCCTCGTCAAAGAGGTTGTTCCCCAGGATCAGGTGCTCGATCGCGCACGCGAGATTGCGCGGGGCGTTGCCGCGAAATCGGATACGACGCTTCGCTTCACCCGTGCCCTCATGGTCCAGCCCCTCAAGAAGCAGGTTCTCGAACTTTTGGGACTGGGGCTTGCCTACGAGGCCTTCGGCGCACTCGGCAAGCGCGCCTGA
- a CDS encoding long-chain-fatty-acid--CoA ligase encodes MNAPEQLPLPGLMMDVDLNVALLLRRMRTIHHGSRVISRSARCPGGPAQSSTFCEVLDRSERLAAALVQLGVKPGDRVGSLAWNTREHLEIYYAVMGMGAVLHTANPRLHEDQLVYTINHAHDAVLIVESTFRAQIDRLRHRMPHLRYVVVIGAAADDLAPGEAGFEDLIAQVGIPMSPVDVDERAAAALCYTSGTTGNPKGVLYSHRSIVLHALSMAGRDVFRIGNGDVVLGLVPLFHALGWGLPFICGLTGADMVLPGPNLAPEAVAELISEHRVTWAGGVPTVWMDLLRVVQERASAGAPVDLSSLQTIVGGGTAVPEALMRAYGALGIGFVQGWGMTEVFPGATMVAPAAMVDTDAGWRARASAGRISPLYEMRAVADDGTELPRDGITMGELEIRGPMVAGSYLGPDVGADKFHDGWLRTGDVGTIDANGWVRITDRLKDAIKSGGEWISSLDLESELMAHPSVYEAAVVGRPDDRWGERPAAFVVTDGAVGADELRDYLTDRVAKWWIPEEFRLVESIPRNSTGKFDKKILRETLENLA; translated from the coding sequence ATGAACGCACCAGAGCAGTTGCCGCTGCCCGGACTCATGATGGACGTCGACCTGAACGTCGCGCTGCTGCTGCGGCGTATGCGCACCATCCATCACGGGTCGAGAGTGATCTCGAGGTCGGCGAGGTGCCCTGGCGGGCCTGCACAGTCGAGCACCTTCTGCGAGGTGCTGGATCGTTCGGAGCGACTCGCGGCGGCGTTGGTGCAGTTGGGCGTGAAGCCAGGGGATCGGGTCGGCAGTCTGGCGTGGAACACGCGGGAGCACCTCGAGATCTACTACGCGGTGATGGGTATGGGGGCGGTATTGCACACGGCCAACCCGCGCTTGCATGAGGACCAGCTGGTGTACACGATCAACCACGCGCACGACGCCGTGCTGATCGTCGAGTCCACTTTCCGAGCGCAGATTGATCGTCTGCGACACCGGATGCCGCACCTGCGGTACGTCGTGGTCATCGGTGCGGCCGCCGATGACCTCGCTCCCGGCGAGGCCGGTTTCGAGGACCTGATCGCGCAGGTGGGCATTCCGATGTCGCCGGTTGACGTCGATGAGCGGGCCGCTGCGGCTCTCTGCTACACCTCCGGTACGACGGGGAACCCGAAGGGCGTCCTGTACTCCCATCGGTCGATCGTGCTGCATGCCTTGTCCATGGCAGGCCGTGATGTCTTCCGGATCGGTAACGGGGACGTCGTCCTCGGCCTGGTCCCGCTCTTCCATGCGCTGGGATGGGGCCTGCCCTTCATCTGTGGCCTCACCGGCGCCGACATGGTCTTGCCCGGGCCGAACCTCGCCCCCGAGGCGGTCGCCGAGCTGATCTCCGAGCATCGCGTGACCTGGGCCGGCGGGGTCCCCACGGTGTGGATGGACCTGCTGCGGGTCGTCCAGGAGCGCGCATCGGCAGGTGCACCGGTCGACCTGTCGAGTCTGCAGACAATCGTCGGCGGCGGGACCGCGGTTCCGGAAGCACTCATGCGCGCCTACGGCGCCCTCGGGATCGGCTTCGTTCAGGGGTGGGGTATGACCGAGGTCTTCCCGGGAGCCACCATGGTCGCGCCGGCTGCCATGGTCGACACCGACGCGGGGTGGCGGGCGCGCGCATCGGCGGGACGCATCTCGCCCCTGTACGAGATGCGTGCGGTCGCCGACGACGGCACGGAGCTGCCCCGAGATGGAATCACCATGGGCGAGTTGGAGATTCGTGGACCCATGGTCGCCGGCTCGTATCTCGGCCCGGATGTCGGCGCGGACAAGTTTCATGACGGCTGGTTGCGGACCGGGGACGTCGGGACCATCGATGCGAACGGGTGGGTACGGATCACCGATCGGCTCAAGGACGCGATCAAGTCCGGCGGCGAGTGGATCAGTTCGTTGGACCTGGAGTCGGAGCTGATGGCTCACCCGTCGGTTTACGAGGCCGCCGTCGTCGGACGGCCGGATGACCGTTGGGGCGAGCGCCCTGCCGCGTTTGTCGTGACCGACGGAGCGGTCGGCGCCGACGAGCTACGCGACTACCTGACGGATCGCGTTGCGAAGTGGTGGATCCCGGAAGAATTCCGTCTTGTCGAAAGCATTCCGCGGAACAGCACAGGAAAATTCGACAAGAAGATTCTGCGAGAAACGCTCGAGAATTTGGCGTAG